A window of Mangifera indica cultivar Alphonso chromosome 11, CATAS_Mindica_2.1, whole genome shotgun sequence contains these coding sequences:
- the LOC123229064 gene encoding succinate dehydrogenase assembly factor 1A, mitochondrial: MGASSGPRLSGMQKQVLSLYRGFLRAARSKSPEDRHQIELIVSTEFRQNSKQVDRKNFVYIEYLLRRGKKQLEQLKSPDTVRLSSLNVSLPQTNNSEN, from the coding sequence ATGGGAGCCTCCAGTGGACCAAGGCTATCTGGGATGCAGAAGCAAGTACTTAGTCTGTACAGAGGGTTTCTGCGAGCAGCTCGTTCCAAATCTCCTGAAGATCGGCACCAGATTGAATTAATAGTATCAACTGAGTTTCGTCAGAATTCCAAGCAAGTGGATCGAAAAAATTTCGTCTACATTGAATATTTGCTTCGCCGTGGTAAAAAACAACTAGAACAGCTCAAGAGCCCTGATACTGTCAGATTATCATCCTTGAATGTAAGTTTACCTCAAACGAATAATTCTGAGAATTGA
- the LOC123228818 gene encoding probable RNA 3'-terminal phosphate cyclase-like protein, which translates to MGKITYKRLKGSQSFRQRLVLATLANTPVLIEDIRAEDTWPGLRLHEVSLLRLIEKVCDDCVVEINETGTKIKYKPGTVIGGRNLVHDCGVSRSIGYFLEALIIIGLFAKKPITIRLKGITNDSKDPCVDTFRSTTLPMLKRFGVPSEGLGLKIESRGSPPHGGGEVIVTIPIVDKLTAVNWLDEGMVKRIRGVTYSTRVSSQFENTMIHAARGIFNHLLPDVHIFTDHKAGPQAGKSPGYGISLVAETTSGCFISTDTAVSYAQGETVEIDNDEKKELMPPETVGEEIASFLLEEIQKGGVVDSTHQGLLFLLCALCEPDVSKVRVGKLSPYGIETLRSIRDYLGVTFDIRPDPSTGTVILRCVGCGYKNLAKRIS; encoded by the exons ATGGGGAAGATAACCTACAAGAGACTAAAGGGAAGCCAGAGCTTCCGGCAGAGACTGGTATTGGCTACACTTGCGAACACTCCTGTTCTCATAGAGGACATCCGCGCCGAGGACACGTGGCCTGGCCTCCGCCTTCATGAGGTCTCCCTCCTCCGCCTCATCGAGAAAGTCTGCGATGACTGCGTTGTTGAAATCAATGAAACGG GTACGAAAATCAAGTACAAGCCAGGAACAGTGATTGGAGGGAGGAATTTAGTGCATGACTGTGGTGTTAGTAGGTCCATTGGTTATTTCTTGGAGGCCCTGATTATAATTGGGTTGTTTGCGAAGAAACCGATCACAATTAGGCTCAAAG gaATTACAAATGATTCTAAGGACCCATGTGTTGACACTTTCCGTTCAACTACCTTACCCATGCTGAAGCGTTTTGGAGTTCCTTCTGAAGGACTGGGGCTGAAAATAGAGAGTCGAGGATCTCCACCTCATGGTGGTGGAGAAGTTATTGTAACTATTCCTATTGTTGATAAGTTAACG GCAGTTAATTGGCTTGATGAAGGAATGGTTAAAAGGATTAGAGGGGTCACCTACTCAACTAGAGTGTCTTCTCAGTTTGAAAATACCATGATTCATGCTGCACGTGGAATCTTTAATCATCTGCTTCCAGATGTTCACATTTTTACTGATCATAAAGCTGGTCCTCAAGCTGGAAA GTCACCTGGTTATGGAATTTCACTGGTGGCAGAAACTACTTCTGGTTGCTTCATTTCTACTGATACTGCAGTATCTTATGCACAAGGAGAAACAGTTGAAATTGATAATGATGAGAAGAAGGAGTTGATGCCACCAGAGACTGTTGGTGAGGAAATTGCTTCATTTCTTCTTGAAGAAATTCAGAAAGGTGGAGTTGTAGATTCGACACACCAG GGTTTGCTGTTTCTTCTCTGTGCACTATGTGAACCAGATGTTTCAAAGGTTCGTGTTGGAAAGTTATCACCATATGGAATAGAAACACTCAGAAGCATCAGAGATTATCTGGGTGTTACATTTGACATTCGGCCAGATCCATCAACAGGGACTGTTATACTTAGATGTGTGGGGTGTGGATATAAGAACCTAGCTAAAAGGATTTCATGA
- the LOC123229854 gene encoding pentatricopeptide repeat-containing protein At1g71490-like has translation MNGIPKDSASLRKILFITQKCMPNKWKESFKRLDVQNKCPCVSCDEYVMADLVASLRDFSSHGHLGKAFKTFSLIRLHASSRDNYFDILLSISSLVLCCNKVKALRQGKQLHGFVISLGLEQHPILVPKMVTFYSTFNLLIDAHVVVDHSSILHPLPWNMLIALYVRNGLFVEALSAYKQMGSRGVRADRFTYPSVLKACGETMDLGFGREVHRSINSCHEQSLFVHNSLVSMYGKFGELGVARQLFNEMPERDVVSWNTIISCYASKGMWEEAFELFEKMQEEGVELNIITWNTIAGGCLQTRNFKGALELLSQMRTRGAHLDSVAMIIGLGACSHIGGIKLGKEIHGSAIRCDCNEFDNFRNALITMYSRCSDFRHAYTVFQLIEAKSIITWNSLLSGYTHMDRSEEASFLFREMLFSGIEPNYVTIASILPLCARVANLQHGKEFHSYLMRREIFKDYLLLWNSLVDMYARSGKVVEAKRVFDLMCTRDEVTYTSLIAGYGIQGEGQVALKLFEEMNKLQIKPDHVTMVAVLSACSHSGLVVEGQRLFEKMLTIYGISPRLEHFACMVDLFGRAGLLNKAKEIISKMPYKPTPAMWATLLGACRIHGNTNIGEWAAEKLLETRTENSGYYVLIANMYAAAGSWNKLAKVRTFMRDLGVRKAPGCAWVDVGSGFSSFLVGDTSNLKAKEIYPLLDGLTELMKDVGYSREELTSDDELIEGIG, from the coding sequence ATGAATGGGATTCCTAAAGATAGTGCGAGCTTGaggaaaattttgtttataaccCAAAAATGTATGCCTAACAAATGGAAAGAAAGTTTTAAACGACTGGATGTTCAAAATAAATGCCCATGTGTTTCTTGTGATGAATATGTGATGGCTGACCTTGTTGCATCTCTGAGAGACTTTTCAAGCCATGGACATTTGGGTAAAGCATTCAAAACGTTTTCTCTTATACGTCTTCATGCTTCCTCTAGAGATAactattttgatattttactttCTATTTCTTCTCTTGTATTATGTTGTAACAAGGTTAAAGCATTAAGGCAGGGTAAACAACTTCACGGTTTTGTAATCTCATTGGGGTTAGAACAGCATCCGATTTTGGTTCCAAAGATGGTTACTTTTTACTCGACGTTTAATTTACTTATAGATGCTCATGTTGTTGTTGACCATTCAAGTATTTTGCATCCTTTACCTTGGAATATGCTTATAGCTTTGTATGTTAGAAATGGTTTGTTTGTGGAAGCGTTGAGTGCTTATAAACAAATGGGAAGCAGGGGTGTTAGAGCTGATAGATTTACATACCCATCTGTTCTCAAGGCTTGTGGTGAAACAATGGACTTAGGATTCGGCAGGGAGGTCCACAGGTCTATTAATTCTTGTCATGAACAGAGTTTGTTTGTGCATAATTCATTGGTTTCCATGTATGGGAAATTTGGTGAATTGGGGGTTGCACGCCAGTTATTTAATGAAATGCCAGAGAGGGATGTTGTTTCTTGGAATACCATAATCTCTTGTTATGCTTCTAAAGGCATGTGGGAGGAGGCTTTTGAGCTGTTTGAGAAAATGCAAGAGGAGGGTGTTGAGCTGAATATTATAACTTGGAATACTATAGCTGGAGGCTGTTTGCAGACACGCAATTTCAAAGGAGCTCTTGAGTTGCTCTCCCAGATGAGAACTCGTGGTGCTCATTTGGACTCAGTTGCCATGATTATTGGCTTAGGAGCTTGTTCCCACATTGGTGGCATTAAATTGGGTAAAGAGATTCATGGTTCTGCTATTCGTTGTGATTGCAATGAGTTTGATAATTTTAGAAATGCATTGATTACCATGTATTCAAGGTGCAGTGACTTTAGGCATGCCTATACTGTATTTCAGTTGATAGAAGCAAAAAGTATTATTACTTGGAACTCCTTGCTTTCTGGTTACACTCACATGGACAGATCTGAGGAAGCTTCCTTCCTATTTAGAGAGATGTTGTTTTCTGGGATTGAACCAAATTATGTGACGATTGCAAGCATTCTTCCTCTTTGTGCTAGAGTTGCTAATCTACAACATGGTAAGGAGTTTCATTCCTACCTTATGAGGCGTGAAATCTTTAAGGACTATCTGTTACTATGGAATTCTCTTGTGGACATGTATGCAAGATCTGGAAAAGTCGTGGAAGCTAAAAGAGTATTTGATTTGATGTGCACACGGGATGAAGTGACTTATACTTCCTTGATTGCTGGATATGGGATTCAAGGAGAGGGGCAAGTTGCACTAAAACTATTTGAAGAGATGAACAAGCTTCAAATCAAACCGGACCATGTTACCATGGTTGCAGTTCTATCAGCTTGTAGCCATTCAGGTTTAGTAGTTGAAGGTCAAAGGTTGTTTGAAAAGATGTTGACCATTTATGGTATATCACCTCGTCTAGAGCACTTTGCTTGTATGGTTGATCTCTTTGGGAGAGCTGGTTTGTTGAATAAGGCAAAAGAGATCATCTCAAAAATGCCTTACAAACCTACCCCTGCAATGTGGGCTACTCTATTAGGAGCTTGTCGTATACATGGAAATACGAATATTGGAGAATGGGCAGCTGAGAAATTGTTAGAAACGAGAACGGAAAATTCAGGTTATTATGTATTGATTGCTAATATGTATGCTGCTGCTGGTAGTTGGAACAAGCTTGCAAAAGTGAGGACTTTCATGAGGGACTTGGGTGTGAGGAAAGCTCCAGGCTGTGCTTGGGTTGATGTGGGCTCtggtttttcttcctttttggtGGGGGATACATCAAACCTCAAGGCAAAAGAGATTTATCCTTTATTAGATGGTCTGACTGAGCTAATGAAAGATGTTGGATATTCTAGAGAAGAACTTACTTCTGATGATGAACTTATTGAAGGAATAGGATGA
- the LOC123229031 gene encoding F-box protein SKIP23-like: MAITQPDWSTLPDLLLNAIAKRLPTRIDVLSFRAVCSSFRHSVPPPPQPLSPRSDLNISFPQTLTPYHYGDLSLAHSTIYAFQPLHSTQHMAETWLLKVEELPSGKVRVGDPVFKLCSEKFSQLLPKSLNLLDYRVKEILKVYRLQLQSNKFDPSCFRKVVISNEDELELEVMALITGGKVGLWRSDNKTWTNIAVGGTGLYFEDVIYHKKKFFATSSDGRTITVDPKSLNFAEIAPPVTKSNEGLISLVKSLDDLYLINKYWLEKYNKFGLGFEGEYGTVRVDVFKLDEVRREWIKVNHGILENKAVFLGEDYSFFVSPEDFPRVKKNCIYLYDKDFSRLDFDYPAVCVVNFYKEDEDAGWNYEMSSYSKIFWPPPTWLKVN, encoded by the coding sequence ATGGCCATCACACAACCAGACTGGTCTACTCTCCCCGACCTCCTCCTCAACGCCATCGCAAAACGTCTCCCCACACGCATTGATGTCCTCTCTTTCCGCGCTGTCTGCAGCTCATTTCGACACTCAGTGCCTCCTCCTCCACAGCCCCTCTCACCCCGCTCCGATCTTAATATCTCCTTTCCTCAAACCCTCACACCTTACCACTACGGAGACCTCTCCCTCGCCCACTCCACCATTTACGCCTTCCAACCCCTCCACTCCACTCAGCATATGGCCGAAACCTGGCTCCTCAAAGTCGAAGAATTGCCCTCCGGCAAAGTCCGAGTCGGGGATCCTGTCTTTAAACTTTGTTCCGAAAAGTTCTCCCAGTTGTTACCCAAATCTTTAAACTTGCTGGATTACCGAGTAAAGGAGATACTCAAAGTTTATAGGCTTCAACTACAGTCCAACAAATTCGACCCTTCCTGTTTCAGAAAAGTAGTGATTTCTAATGAGgatgagcttgagcttgaagtTATGGCATTAATCACAGGAGGCAAAGTGGGATTATGGAGAAGTGACAACAAAACATGGACGAACATTGCTGTTGGTGGTACTGGATTATATTTTGAAGATGTTATTTATCACAAGAAGAAATTCTTTGCCACGAGTTCGGACGGGCGTACAATAACTGTGGATCCTAAATCTTTAAACTTCGCCGAAATTGCACCTCCGGTGACAAAATCAAATGAAGGATTAATCTCCCTGGTAAAATCGTTAGACGATTTGTATTTGATCAACAAATATTGGTTAGAGAAGTATAACAAATTTGGTTTGGGTTTCGAAGGCGAGTATGGCACTGTTCGTGTGGATGTTTTCAAGCTTGACGAAGTGAGGCGCGAGTGGATTAAGGTGAACCATGGAATTTTGGAGAATAAAGCGGTGTTTCTGGGTGAAGATTATTCGTTCTTTGTTTCGCCTGAAGACTTCCCCAGAGTGAAAAagaattgtatttatttatacgATAAAGATTTCTCTAGGTTGGATTTTGATTATCCGGCAGTCTGTGTTGTGAACTTTTACAAGGAGGATGAGGATGCCGGATGGAACTATGAAATGTCAAGTTATTCAAAGATTTTCTGGCCTCCTCCCACTTGGTTGAAGGTGAATTGA